TTGATTGGTGATCGGTTCCTGATCAACCCAGCGTGGTTGCCATCCCCAATAGACAGCGATCGCCTAGTGCTGCAACTAGATCCAGGAGCTGCTTTTGGTACAGGCACGCACCCTACTACTCAATTGTGCCTAGAAGCTCTAGAAATGCGCCTAGGGTTACGGTTGCCACCGGGACTCTTGCCCGAAGCAGATGAGTCTCAGGAGCCAGTTCTCATTGCAGATGTGGGTTGTGGCTCTGGCATTTTGTCCATTGGGGCAATTCTGCTCGGTGCAGATCAAGTCTATGCAGTCGATACTGATCCAATGGCTGTGCGAGCAACCCAAGATAACTGTGCACTCAACCGCATCCCTGCTCAGCATATCCTTGTGCAGCAAGGTAGTATAGACCGCGTTATAGCCATGACCAACGGTGCACCAGTAGATGGCATTTTGTGCAATATCTTGGCTGAAGTTATTATTGACCTGATTCCTCAGTTTGCAACTATTGCTAAGCCAACAACGTGGGGAATTATCAGTGGTGTTTTGTTAGACCAGGCAAAACATGTTGCATCTACCTTAGAACAGCATGGCTGGGTTGTAGCAACACTCTGGCGACGACAAGACTGGTGCTGTCTAAACATCCGGCGATCGTAATCTTCACCCTAGCCTCAGTGGTTATGAGTCGTGAGCACGAATTTCCGCTACCTAGCCTGAACCGACTCTACAAATCATCAGGGTTGATGCCTTGGGAGCGAAGATACGCCGCCAATCGTTC
Above is a window of Cyanobacteriota bacterium DNA encoding:
- the prmA gene encoding 50S ribosomal protein L11 methyltransferase, producing the protein MSSSWWEILVLCDPSLDETVFWRLETFGFRGTASEVKGNLYLVRAYMPEEQLQLLDLAAIALRLRQDALCLELPLPQVQWSLVDDEDWSNSWKQYWHPQLIGDRFLINPAWLPSPIDSDRLVLQLDPGAAFGTGTHPTTQLCLEALEMRLGLRLPPGLLPEADESQEPVLIADVGCGSGILSIGAILLGADQVYAVDTDPMAVRATQDNCALNRIPAQHILVQQGSIDRVIAMTNGAPVDGILCNILAEVIIDLIPQFATIAKPTTWGIISGVLLDQAKHVASTLEQHGWVVATLWRRQDWCCLNIRRS